The following are from one region of the Stanieria sp. NIES-3757 genome:
- a CDS encoding orotate phosphoribosyltransferase: MNFFTKLEEAIARNQSLLVVGLDPNPEMLPKAYLQGNPSNLMAGLQAWLQWIIEQTSDRVCAYKPTLGFYQALGVAGLELLDLVLATIPSHIPVILDAKHSDLNTSTVFARTIFQKWRVDAVTLSPYAGQDHAAPFLVYPDQAVFILCHTSNPGAIALQEYPTADNPFYLQVVREIQSWGTLEQLGLEVGTTNPDVLRKIRAIAPERIILLRSIWAEGGDLQPILQAGLNQTGEGLLIPVPQDYLAQQNFAEAVKNLNQEINQIREQLIKEGSSCQLWTTNVCFLQQHPHQDLILQLFDIGCLLFGDYVQASGATFSYYIDLRKIISNPQIFNQVLNAYAEILQNLTFERIAGLPYGALPTATGLALSLNFPMIFPRKEVKAHGTRRLIEGNFHPGETVVVIDDILISGKSAIEGAEKLESAGLKVEDIVVFIDHEGGVKDRLAEQGYRAHSVLTISEITETLYQAGRITQEQYDALQTES; the protein is encoded by the coding sequence ATGAATTTTTTTACTAAATTAGAGGAAGCGATCGCCCGAAATCAGAGTTTATTGGTAGTAGGACTCGATCCTAATCCTGAAATGCTTCCAAAAGCTTATCTTCAGGGCAATCCGAGTAATTTAATGGCTGGTTTACAAGCTTGGTTACAATGGATCATTGAACAGACTAGCGATCGCGTTTGTGCTTATAAACCTACTTTGGGTTTTTATCAAGCGTTGGGTGTAGCTGGCTTGGAATTACTAGATTTAGTTCTGGCGACGATTCCTTCCCATATACCTGTAATTTTAGATGCTAAACATAGCGATCTCAACACCAGTACGGTTTTTGCTCGAACTATCTTTCAAAAATGGCGAGTCGATGCAGTTACTTTAAGTCCTTATGCAGGACAAGATCATGCTGCGCCTTTTTTAGTTTATCCTGATCAAGCAGTCTTTATTCTCTGTCATACTTCTAATCCTGGCGCGATCGCTTTACAAGAATATCCTACAGCAGATAATCCTTTTTATTTACAAGTAGTTAGAGAAATCCAATCTTGGGGTACTTTAGAGCAACTTGGTTTAGAAGTAGGTACAACTAACCCCGATGTACTTAGAAAAATTCGTGCGATTGCCCCTGAAAGAATAATTTTGCTAAGAAGTATTTGGGCGGAAGGAGGAGATTTACAGCCAATTCTTCAGGCAGGTTTAAACCAAACTGGAGAAGGTTTATTAATTCCTGTTCCTCAAGACTATCTTGCTCAACAAAATTTTGCTGAAGCAGTTAAGAATTTAAATCAAGAAATCAATCAAATTAGAGAGCAGTTAATTAAGGAAGGTTCTAGTTGCCAACTTTGGACAACTAATGTTTGTTTTCTCCAGCAACATCCTCATCAAGACTTAATTTTACAATTATTTGATATTGGCTGTCTTTTATTTGGGGATTATGTTCAAGCTTCTGGAGCAACTTTTTCATATTATATTGATTTAAGAAAAATTATTTCTAATCCTCAGATTTTTAATCAAGTTCTCAATGCTTATGCTGAGATTTTACAAAATCTAACTTTTGAACGCATTGCTGGACTTCCCTACGGTGCATTACCCACTGCTACTGGACTTGCTTTAAGTCTCAATTTTCCGATGATTTTTCCTCGTAAAGAAGTAAAAGCGCATGGCACTCGTCGTCTGATCGAAGGGAATTTTCATCCAGGAGAAACAGTAGTTGTAATTGATGATATTCTCATCAGTGGTAAAAGTGCAATTGAAGGTGCAGAAAAATTAGAATCGGCAGGATTAAAAGTTGAAGATATTGTTGTCTTTATCGATCACGAAGGCGGAGTAAAAGATAGATTAGCAGAGCAAGGTTATCGCGCTCATTCAGTCTTAACGATTTCCGAAATTACGGAAACTTTATATCAAGCAGGTCGAATCACACAAGAACAATACGATGCTCTGCAAACGGAATCTTAA
- a CDS encoding CHP701-containing protein, protein MAYYWFKAFHLIGVVVWFAGLFYLVRLFVYHAEAYQEPEPARTILKKQYEIMEKRLYNIITTPGMLVTVAMAIGLISTEPAILKSSWLHIKLGLVLLLIGYHHYCKRIMKQLAKDECKWTGQQFRALNEAPTVMLVLIVLLAVFKNNLPLDLTTWLIVALVIAMVASIQLYAKKRRKDKEKLAQSELQPELASTSVE, encoded by the coding sequence ATGGCATATTACTGGTTTAAAGCATTTCACCTCATTGGCGTAGTAGTCTGGTTTGCAGGGTTATTTTATCTAGTGCGTTTATTTGTCTATCATGCAGAAGCATATCAAGAACCAGAACCAGCCCGAACTATTTTAAAAAAACAATACGAAATAATGGAAAAACGCCTCTACAATATCATTACCACACCTGGGATGTTGGTAACAGTAGCAATGGCGATCGGTTTAATATCTACTGAACCAGCAATTCTCAAGTCAAGCTGGCTACATATTAAATTAGGTTTAGTGTTACTTCTGATTGGCTATCATCACTACTGTAAGAGAATTATGAAACAGTTAGCCAAAGATGAATGTAAATGGACAGGACAACAATTTAGAGCTTTAAATGAAGCTCCTACCGTAATGCTAGTTTTAATTGTCTTACTAGCAGTCTTTAAAAATAATCTTCCTCTCGATTTAACTACTTGGTTGATTGTAGCTTTAGTAATTGCAATGGTAGCTAGTATTCAACTCTATGCCAAAAAACGTCGCAAAGATAAAGAAAAATTAGCTCAAAGCGAGTTACAACCAGAGTTAGCATCTACTTCAGTTGAATAA
- a CDS encoding fructosamine kinase yields MWQEIAKAISQATENSFEIENTHSVGGGCINQGYKISGSGKNYFVKLNQASQVEMFVAEAVGLEQMYATHTIIVPQPICWGVAGNSCYLVLEWLDLGGGNSQAWSEMGKQLAAMHQKGITDKFGWERNNTIGSTPQINTWMDNWADFFAEQRIGYQLKLAKRRGGNFPDSHQVVEAVREQLADRQPEASIVHGDLWSGNAAVTRNGQPVILDPATYYGDREVDLAMTELFGGFPAAFYRGYNQFWQLDSGYQQRKTIYNLYHVLNHFNLFGGGYASQASRMISQILKDI; encoded by the coding sequence ATGTGGCAAGAAATAGCAAAAGCAATCTCTCAAGCGACAGAAAATAGTTTTGAAATTGAAAATACTCACTCGGTTGGTGGTGGATGTATTAACCAAGGTTACAAAATTAGTGGTAGTGGCAAAAATTATTTTGTCAAACTCAATCAAGCTTCTCAAGTAGAAATGTTTGTAGCGGAAGCTGTGGGTTTAGAACAAATGTATGCAACACACACGATTATCGTACCGCAACCGATTTGTTGGGGAGTAGCTGGTAATTCTTGTTATCTAGTTCTGGAATGGTTAGATTTAGGAGGTGGTAATTCTCAAGCATGGTCAGAAATGGGCAAACAATTGGCAGCCATGCATCAAAAGGGTATTACTGATAAGTTTGGCTGGGAAAGAAACAATACAATCGGTTCTACTCCTCAAATTAATACTTGGATGGATAATTGGGCAGATTTTTTTGCCGAACAACGAATTGGTTATCAGTTAAAGTTAGCTAAACGTCGTGGGGGAAATTTTCCTGATTCTCATCAAGTTGTAGAAGCAGTTAGAGAACAATTAGCTGACAGACAACCAGAAGCGTCAATCGTACATGGGGATTTATGGTCAGGAAATGCAGCCGTTACTAGAAATGGTCAGCCAGTAATTTTAGATCCTGCTACTTATTATGGCGATCGCGAGGTGGATTTGGCAATGACAGAATTATTTGGTGGTTTTCCTGCTGCTTTTTATCGTGGCTATAATCAATTTTGGCAGTTAGATAGTGGTTATCAACAACGAAAAACAATTTACAATCTTTACCACGTTCTTAATCACTTTAATTTATTTGGTGGTGGATACGCTTCGCAAGCGAGTCGGATGATTTCTCAAATTCTCAAAGATATTTGA